From the genome of Solanum pennellii chromosome 6, SPENNV200:
AATTTACGTTATCAATTTGCATTTTCATTGGTAGCCTTATGCTAAACTTGCTcccatatttgatttttttttatttgtaattttattttaagaatgtaTTTGATTGAATGGTGTATTTTcgtatgaattttttaatacttAGTCATAATGATTTTCCATTACAGATTTAGTATATTtgaattcttttatatattttattcttagatTACAGTTTTGTTTACATAgtacatttaaattttataaattgtttaataaattaaatattaatattaaatagtaaatcGTCATATTAGTATACATAACTTACCATCAACTTGTAAATGTATGTAACTCTCACTAATTATATTCATTACTCTCAAATCTCATCGATAATCTCAAAtggattaatatttatttatgacaaCTCTTTGTATTTCTCAATGCTATCCAATAATAAATAGTGACATTTcacacaataatatataaatttaaaccaattgaaaaaaaaatgagaaaatatctATGCTCTCTTTTCTcgtctctttttatttatttagtttaacATTTATGTTTCATGCTTGTTGTTATTGTACAACGTACTTGTTGTTATTGTACAACGTACTTTCTAttgttgtgttattattattgataatttacTATGGCCTGTTGCTTTGTATACATTAACCTATCATGTTGTATTTTAATATCTTCATTGGAATATTGAATTTGTGTgatagttatttattttttttactttatgcaCTTTTAGtcactttataattaaagatataatatttttactagAAAGATATATGTAGTTTCTATCGAAACAATGATAAATTTGACGATACAAAATTCCTATGAAGTATCTTGggataaacgtgcaacgcacgttcctAAATCtagttaacataataaaaataaattaaaatatctaaatacaTATACTCAAAAGCTGAAGTATATACGAGATGAAATTTGAGTTTACTCAGAACACCAATCTGGCAAAgtgtgaaataaaagaaataacatCAGTCCAGCTGGACAAATTCAGTTATTTTCAATCCTTTTATAGTatgaaaacaacaaagaaattgAACAAGACACGTGCCGCCAAATGGCAGAACCGACTAACTCTAATAATTTGATCATTTGTCAACTTTTTAGTTCACCTTCACTCACCAACCACCTTGTTCTCAACTTCTTTACTTCCCCACATACTTGaaacttcaaaatttgaaaatttgtagTCCATTAAATTGTCAAGTTGATTTTCTTGAAACATAATCCTATTTCCATATTTGCAACATATGGCTCTCTGTTTCATTTCCTCTGTTTTGGCTCTGCTGTTACTGTTTGTAGCAGAACTTCATGTCTGTGTAGTTTATGGCAGTGTTATTTTGGGTTCAAGATTGTTAGCTAAAGAGAACCAAGCATGGTTTTCTGACAATGGAACTTTTGCTTTTGGCTTCACTCCTGCAGTGGACTCTAATGATCAATATCAGTTGGCAATTTGGTTTGCACAAATACCAGGAGACAGAACACTTGTTTGGTCTCCTAATATGTAAGTGAAACTGTTTAAGTTGTCTGTGCGTAGTGGTGGAGTCTGAGTTTTCACTAAAGAGATTCAAAATATACAGAAATGAATAACACAGAGATTTAATATTTgctatatatacctaaaaaaaaaattgactttgtATATGTAGTGTAATTTACCATCTAAGGCAGTTTGCATGAACCTCCCTTGTGTCCTCCTAGCTCCGCTCTTGCTTATAAGGTTTTGTTAGGTAGTAATATCTTTATTGATATAAGCTTTATATTTTCAGACACAGAACATAGATATATACGTGAAATTCTAGATCTGCATATATTAGTAGGAGGAAAAGTTGTATGATCAAACTGTAGCTTTCTTCATTAACTTTTCAAACACACGAAATCCGTTCCAGCTTTAGAGGTTGcttttttctttcaaagaacaagatttgagattttatgGTGAAAGACAAGTTCTTGAAAATGTTCAGGAGGTAGATGTAAGTACGGAATTATAGATAAGAATTGTTAGGTCTGATTTTAGAGAaggaacaaagaagaaaatataccTCCACCTCTAGTTTTTAATAAAGATTTTGCAGGTAATATAACTTTTTGGCCATTTTGTGTCAATCCTCTAAATAGAAATTCCCCAGTCAGCAAAGATGCAATCTTGGAGTTTGACACCACAGGAAATCTCATATTGATGGATGGAGACACCACAGTGTGGGCATCAAACACCTCGGAAGCAGGCGTTGAGTTGGCTGTCATGTCTGAAAATGGAAACTTCATTCTCTACAGCACCAACCTAAGTACTATTGCATGGCAAAGCTTTTCACATCCATCTGATACTCTCTTGCCTGGTCAATCCTTAACAGTATTACTAGAATTAACATCTTCAAAATCACCTTCTCATGGTCGTTACTACACTTTAAAAATGTTGCAGCAGCCCACTTCACTAAGCCTTGCATTGACCTATAATGTCCCCAACTCCTACGATTCATCGCCTGAATTTTACAGCAATTTTTCTTATTGGTCAGGGCCTGAAATATCAAATGTGACTGGAGATGTTACTGCTGTATTGGATAAAGCAGGAAGCTTTGGTATAGTTTATGGCTCATCTTCAGATGGAGCagtttatgtatataaaaatgatGGAGATAATGGAGGACTATCATCGGCTGTAAATCAAACGAATTCCAATGCTCCATCTATTCTTCGTCGATTAACCCTTGAGGTTTATGGAAATTTACGTTTGTATCGATGGGATAATGATGTGAATGGATCAAGGCAATGGGTTCCAGAGTGGGCAGCTGTGTCTAATCCATGTGATATTTCTGGAGTTTGTGGCAATGGGATATGTAATTTAGATAGAAGCAAAACAAATGCTTCTTGCACATGTTTGCCAGGGACTTCTACGGAGGGAAATGATGTTTCATGTTTGGGAAATTTTTCAGTGACAGGGAAATGTGGACCTCAGCATGAAAACTTGATGTCCAAGTTCAAGATTTCTACGGTTCAGAAAACAAATTACTATTTCTCAGAATCATCTGTCATAGGAAATTATAGTGATAAAGGGACTCTGTCCAAATGTGGTGATGCTTGCTTATCAAACTGTGATTGTGTTGCTTCTGTTTATGGACTTAGTGAGGAAAAGGCTTATTGTTGGTTACTCAGGAGCTTGGCATTTGGTGGATTTGAGGATCCTGTTTCGACTTTATTTGTGAAGGTTGAGGCCAATGCCACGGTATCTGGAAAACCTGGGAATTCATCAGATGAGTCGAAGACTAGGCACGATAAGGTTTTGGTACTTCCTATAGTCCTGAGTATGACTCTTCTCATTTTGCTTCTCTGTTGCTTATTGTATATCAATATCCATAGGAGAAGATCTATGAGAAGGGCACTTGAGGGCTCTTTGCTGTTGTCTGGAGCTCCAATTAGCTTCAGCTACCGCGACCTGCAATGTTGGACTAACAATTTTTCCGAGTTACTTGGAACAGGTAAATATATggaatttttattacttttatgcTTCTAACCTCTCGACTATAGAAACCCTAGCACAGAAAACTGGTCTGTTTCAAATAAGGTAAGAATATGATCAGTAACATTGCTGCTTTGACAGGTGGATTTGGAAGTGTGTATAAAGGAAGTTTAAAGGATGCAAAATTGATTGCAGTAAAGAAACTTGATAAAGTTTCACCTCATGGGGAGAAGGAATTTATAACAGAGGTCAAAACCATTGGCTCTATGCATCATCTGAACTTGGTTCGTCTATGCGGATACTGTTCTGAGGGAACCCAACGGTAAGTTTAACTTTTCTTCACTGTAATTTGTGATGTATAGATTGGGAAGTATGTATAATTGTAGAATCACAGTCAAGGACTAGCACAACTTTCACTAAAATTTTCACTCTTTGGCAGGCTACTAGTTTATGAGTACATGAAAAATGGTTCATTAGACAAGTggatatttcattcattaagtACAAGAAATAGACTACTGGATTGGGCGTCACGTTTCCGCATAGCAGTTGGCACTGCACAAGGGATAGCCTATTTTCATGAGCAATGTAGGAACAGAATAATACATTGTGACATCAAACCAGAAAACATACTTCTGGATGAGAATTTCTGCCCTAAAGTATCTGATTTTGGACTAGCTAAGTTAATGGGAAGAGAGCACTCTCATGTTGTCACAATGATCCGAGGAACGAGAGGTTATTTAGCCCCCGAGTGGGTCAGCAATCGACCTATCACTGTAAAAGCTGATGTTTACAGCTATGGCATGCTTCTTCTAGAGATTATTGGTGGTCGGAGAAATCTTGATATGACTTGTGATGCAGATGACTTCTTTTATCCTGGATGGGCTTACAAGGTACACATGGAATCCTCTACTTATATTCATAGTGTTCCCTCCTTTCTGGTACATGTTCTcttcactatttttcttttcttttatttcaggAGATGACAAGTGGAACACCCGTAAAAGTTGTAGATAGGCGACTTGGAGGAGCAGTAGAAGAAAAAGAGGTAACGAGAGCACTGATGGTTGCCTTCTGGTGTATTCAGGATGAAGTGTCAAACAGGCCTTCCATGGGAGAAGTGGTGAAGATGTTGGAAGGATCAGTTGACATGAATATGCCACCAATGCCACAGACAGTTTTGGAGTTGATAGAGGAAGGCTTAGATCAAGTATACAAGGCAATGAAGAGGGAACTCAATCAGTACAGTTCCTTCTCCATTGCTACTCATCCATCATCTTATGCTACATGCAGTCACTCCAGTATGTCACCTAGATAGTTGAAGATGAAATCGAACACAGTTTTCCCTAGGATTAAGCAATCATATCATCATTGATTATTCATTCCCTGTCTCCCAAAAGAAGTCCCAGAAAAAGAAGGGAACACGACCACTTTTGTATCATGTGTTGCTACAACACCATACACATTGCAAGAACTCACTGTCTTGCTTTATTGTTTAATTTCACTCAATTCTCTAGTCTCTCAGATATCTCCACCATTTCCTCTGTATAGATCCTTTCTATCTCTTTTTCGGTTTCTTTTATACTACTAATGTAAACAACCGTAATCAGATCATATCAGACTTCCAAACCATCCAACAACAGCTAGTAAGTAGTGATTATATTTAACCAGAGGGTTAGAGCCTGCTGGGAGTTGCCTTTGTTATAGAGAACACATTACTCACGTTAGAACCCTGTTGGGAGTTGCCTTTGTTAGAGAACGCTTTACTCCCAATATAGGACTTCCCAACTGAAATTACCAGCTGAATCCTAATCAAATTTAGGAGCAAATTTGAAGTTGTTTCACAGTTGAAGATTTTATAGTGTATTACTGAGGATTAGCAAAATGAGTGTTTAGTGAGCAATGTAAAAGAAAGGATTAGAGGTGATTTTTGTGTGTTTAACAGCAACTAAATTGAAGATTGGAAGGTGTAAAGAATTTCATTCATAATACAGGAAGATTGTACATTTATGACCCTGAAAAAAGACTTTGCTAGCATGCCTAAATAAAACCtgttaaaatcaagaaaattggTAGGCTAAAGCTTCTAAGCTGCAGTTGGTTAGCTCACTGCATACTGAACCTTCGTGGTGTTAACAGCCTACAGCAAGTTATGCACTAACATTTAGAGAAAGATCCGATTTCTTTCACCTAGCCAGTGGAATAGTTGAGGTACACAATCTTGCCAGATTCCTAATCTTGATCTACATCAAAATAAACCACCATTGAGTTCAATGCTTCCCCTCAATGGACTGATTGAGGTAGCAATTAGGCAACAGATGTGAAGTTTGATGCACCTCAGAATGTATTGCGGATCTGCACTTTGCTTCAATGTGATTGCGGTGAGTGATAACGAGACCAGTACTCCTTCACGAGCTTCCCAAAGAGTGAACCTTCATTCTTCATCAGATTCATAGGTTTATCATACTCCTCTAGTTTTCCTGTATTATAGCAACCAAAAGCAAGTCATGAGGATAACATTTTGAGATTAACATATTCTCTGAACTATTAAGTGAGTATTCAAAAGTAAACAGATAGATCCTACCGTCACTAATGGCCAGAACCATTGTACAATCCATTACTGTTGGTATTCTATGGGCAACTGTAATTACAGTACAGTTAGCAAATTCCGTCCTGATAGTTTTCTGCAATATCATATCGGTGGCATTGTCAATTGATGCTGTCGCTTCATCAAGCACCAATATCTTGCTTTTCCTCAAAAGAGCACGCCCCAAACAGAACAGCTGTCGCTGCCCCATGCTCCAGTTTGACCCGTCTTCTACAACTGAAATGAGTATATGGTCAATAACAACCCACTGGTATAAAACAACCTGACATGTTCAAAAGATTACCCAAGGAATCAAGCCCTTTATCTTTTTCCTTAACTGCCTCTTGTAGCTGACATTTCCCAAGAACCTTTGACAATgaagataaaaatgataataaataattagaaaaaagcTATGCTATTTATCAACTGATGCTAAAAAACAGTGGCCAAGTACACTACCTCCCAAATTTCCTGGTCAGTATGCTGACATAGGGGATCTAAATTGCATCTCACTGTTCCATTGAAAAGAGTAGGATCCTGAGGTATTACCCCGAAACGGGACCTCAAATCATGAAGACCAATTTTACAAATGTCTACTCCATCAACCACAATCCTTCCACCTGCAGGCTCCACTAGTCGGAATAGTGCACTAATGAGTGTACTCTTCCCACTGGCAGTTCGTCCAACAATACCAACTTTATGACCTCCTTCAAATGTACAGTTGATCCCCCTAAGAACAAGTCTGGAATCCTTCCAATATCTTATCTACTTTGAGGCATGCTCATTAGTATGTTTAACATCCCAAAAGATTGAAAATTAGGGCAGATGATGAAGTTACCTGCAAATCATGAATTTCAACTTTACCCCTCGAAGGCCAATTGACTGGGGGACGGTTCTCTTTTAAAATTTCAGGAGCTTCACTTGGTATATGCATATACTGGTTAAGTCTTTCCACAGAAATGATATAGTTCACCAAAGTGCATTGATATTGAATGGAAGAAACAAGGGTTATGTTTAGGGAAAGACCATAAGATAAAGCCATCCCAATAAATCCTGCAATAATATTAACAGGTATTAAGGAAGTAAATTGTGTATCACATAATGATCAAAGGTAAACAAAAAACAGAAATATGAGATATTCTTTCCGATTCCAAGCATATAATTAGTTGATTAACGTGCCAGAGCTGAAAGTCCCAGGAGGAAGTAAAACCATGCAAAGTGCTGCGGAAGCAAGAACAATTGCACTAATAGTTTCCAGACGTTGAATCAGCCACTCATTTGCTGCAAAATTGTGGAAGAAAGGACTGGCATTTATATCAATTAGTTCAAACGTTTTCACGAAAAATCTCTCTTCCTCCTTGAATGCCCTTATAGTCACAGCTCCAGCAATGGCTTCAGCAAGATGGTTGGCCACAAATGATTTGGTAGTTCCATTGATCCGCATCAACTCTTTGGCAGATGCAAAGTAGTATCTCTGTGGAAAAAATTAGGAACcaaaaaaatactaattcaTGATTTATCAGTTTGTCAGCTGGAAACACAGAATCAAACTTCCTTATTCCCCTAATATAACTAGTACCTGTAAGAGAATGGCCACATAAACCACAGGGATGGAGACAAACAAAACTTGCCAAGTAACAACACCTAGTACTgtaaaattagaataaaagtTTGTGGTAGATGCAACCGCAAAAATCAAGTAGAATGGGACGTCAAGATCAACTATACTCAAATCTGATGAGACCTGCAATAATGGGACGAGAAATGAAAATGTAGGAAAAATGTTTAGCTACATGaaaatacttaataaatatcatttttctctCAATTGCCACGTTCGAGATAATTACCCTGCTTAGTATCCTTCCCAAAGGTGTGGAATCATAAAATGACATAGGTGCACGGAAGAGAGAATTTAGTAGCTGTGAGAACAAGGACTTTGAAGATTGCAAACCCAAAAGAACAGTTGATAGAGATCTAGAGAGCAAAAATAGTGTGGATACAAATCCAATTAGCAAGTAAACTGAAATCAGTCTCAAAGTGCTAACTTCAGGATTTTCAACATTTGCAGCCATCCAGGAGTTCTGTAATATCTGACTGGCCACAAACGCAAGTTGCGAAACAACAGCTATGgcaaagaacaagtatcctttATTTTGATTCAAATACTGAACATAAGACttaaatccagtgtctccaACTTCCCTCTCCTCTTGCTTGATCAACTGATCTCCTCCAGAGGTTTTTGGTTGTTCACcactatctttatttttaatttctcttgAACAAGTATCACTTCTTGGTGAATAAAAAGCCTCCGAAACCCTTTCTGAACCAGCAGTCTCTTTGTGTGCATTAACCAAGTTTTGAAATTCTTTGCTCGAGGCCAATAACTGATCATATGAAGCTGAGCGTAAAATTTCTCCATCTGACATTAACTGCAAACCGAAGTAGATATATATATGCAACAATTTCATGTGAACATATAAAAAGATTTGGTTTTCTATTGAATACAAGCATGATGATTTCACACATAATTTCAAAAGATCAATTCAACCAGAGGAGACACACTATAATAACAGAGAGACGAGAGAGGAAGTGAGAAAAGTCAAATTGGAGAGAGAACTGCATGGATAAAACTCACCAGAACCAAATCGAATGCAGGAAGAAAATCAACTTGATGAGTCACAAGTAAGATAGTCTTCCCGGAAAGAGCTCCCATGATGTATTCCTGCATAGGATCAATTGAGCTTGCAAATGGAAAGAAACGACAAGAATCACATCACTAAAGAAATGCTCACGTTGAAGAGGCTTGTCGAGGTATGGGCATCTACAGCACTAAAGGGATCATCCAAGAGATATATATCCGCATCATGATACAAAGCACGAGCAAGTTGAATTCTCTGCTTTTGTCCACCACTAAGATTGACTCCTCTTTCTCCTATTTCTGTGAGATCACCATAAGGTAGTATCTCGAGATCTTTTAACAGTGAACACTTCTCCAAGGTTTGCTGGTATCTCTGGCTATCCAATGGAGAACCGAAcaatatattctcttgtattGTCCCTGTCTGAATCCATGCTGATTGAGAGACGTAGGCAGTTGTTCCATATACTTGAACCTGCAGATAACAGATAATATTGAGGATCAGTCATAGATACTGattttttcttgaactttgGTAAAACCGATATCATCATTATGCTAAACTTTAATCCTGCTTCTTATTACCTAACCCACTAGGAAAGAAGGAACCAACCATTACAACTTACTGTTCCTTGTATACTTGGAACCTCTCCCAGAATTGCTGATAGAAGAGATGACTTTCCTGAGCCCACTTCCCCACATATAGCAACCTTCTCACCTGGTTTAACCTCCAGATTAATGTTTCTGAGTGTTGGTCGCGATGGGTTCTCTTCCCATGAAAGATTAGCAGATTTGATGAGTACAGTATGATCTGTGCTTCTGATGTGTTCTTGTCTCATTTCCAGCTCAGATGCCTCAAGGAACTTGACAATCCTCTCAAAGGAGACCTTTGCTTGAATTACCACACCAATAACGTCCGGAGCTGTTCTAACAGGCTCCTGAACCAGGCGTAAAGTTGCTACAAAGGTAAAAACGTTGCTCGCATTTAGTGGAATACCAAGGAAATAACAAGTCCCAAAAGTAGCAGCAGAAACCAAAACAGGAGATGACCAGAAAAGGAAGCTATTATATGATCTACGCAACTGAACAGCTGATAACCACTTTTCTTCTACTTGCCTCAAAATTTGGATAACATTTTTGAAATGGGCTTCCCATGCATATAATCTTAGAACCTTCATACTAACAAGAGCCTCAGAAATAGCTTTTAGCCTATCATCTTGTGCAACCATTAACTTGGTCTGGAACTTATGCTGTAACATTGCAAGGGGAGTATTGCAAAGCACAGTGAGTATAATCACTACCAAGGATGCAATAGTTGCTACACCAACAACGTGAAAGAGAATTATAAGTACAAGGCAGAGCTGGACAGATGTTGTCCAGGTTTGATGCAGCCAAAAAGGAAACTCTCCAATACGATAAGCATCCACTGTAACATAGTTCATAATCTCACCACTGGAATGCATCAGCTTGGAGGCATTAGATAATCTAATTTGCTTCCTATAAATAGCAGCTGTAAGTAAAGACCTCACTTTAAGACCAATTAGTCTGCACCTGAAATACCACTGTCTTTGTGCTAAGGATTCCAAGCTCTTTGAAATGAAAAGCAGAATGGCCAAGAAAAGCCCCTCATTTCTGAAACTTGCATTTCCTTCAGCAACCTGAATAAAGGCATTAAGAAGCAAAGGGCCTGCTGACACAGTGACTACTTTCAGCAGTGCGAAGAATCCTGAAACAATAATTTCTATACGGTGACTTATGAAAATTGTCTTCAAAACTGATGGCTGGGAAGTGGGATCAACTTGTTTCTGTTTGTTCAATAGCTCCTCAAATATTAAGTAACACGATTCTGCACAATCGGACTCACGCAATCTAGGTATGTCCTCATCTTGAAGAGTTTTTTTCTTCCCCTTCTTCATCAGCGGATTCAACCACCAAAATGATATTTTACTCAAGATTCCAGCCTTAGCAAATGGAGTGACGGAACTAACTGAATTACTTTTACTAATTCCATTTAAGGGAGCATAAAGGTCATTTCCAATGGGATCTTCCTCCTTTAGCTCTTTATAGGTGCATAACAACAATAAACATGCTCCTAAAGAAGATAATATATCTAAAGCTATATTCAATGATGCCCTTTTGACAAGAATGGCAGCAAAAAGAGAGAAACCGCAAGAAACCCCAGCAAAGATAAAAgcaaaaattgacaaaatcttCAGGGGGGTTCTTGAGAAATATTTTCCTCGAAGACTTGTGGTACAACTTACTAATAACCATGTCGTTCCGTGAAACATGATTAATAACCACCAGTGTAGATGTAATGAACTGTGGGTTTTCATAACCTTATCTTCTAAAATCCAAATGCCAAATGCCAAATATGACAATCCTAGGAAGCCATTAAAAATGGCAGAAATCAACTGCAAACGCGAAAACCCCTGAAAACGAGCTGGAATATTGGTAGTTCTTAAGGATGTCTTCGAAAACAGATTGTATAAGAAGATGAGCAGAAGTATAACATCACAACAAATTATCAACACATGATTGATACATGATGAAGGATCTGTCATCGACCCAAAATCAGTATAGCAGAACTTCCCATTATCGTCCGAACAACCAGGTGCCCCACAAAACACAGTCCAGATATCCTTCATTTCTTTGTCCAATTCTTTCTCCCTGCAAATTTCACTTTCATTTGTATAGACTCAAGTGAAAAGGCAATTTACTCATGATGCCAAGTATGTTTACCAATATCAATCATATATACTAAAGAAGAGATATTCTAGAATAACACAATAACAACATACCAAATGTGATCCCACAAGTAAGGTCTGGGGCTGGTACTGTGTAACTGTGTATGCAGATCTAAGatcttacccctaccttgggaGGTACAGAGGTTTTTTATAAACCCTCTGCTCTAGGACAAGCATGCGAAGCAGTCAGGAAAAAAATGAACAGAAGTAAAGAAGCCCTGAAAAAATTTTAGACATAGCACGACAAAGCATTCTGAATGagaaaaaagaacaataacTGCAACGtaataatacataaatcaaAGAACAAGAAACCCCAAGAGTAATACTACGACTATTGGCCTGCGACCTTAACATAAGGTGACTGACCAGCAACACTTGGTTATAACATCCACTGATGGTGTATAAATTATTTAGATAAGTTAAATCGGTGTTTAATTAGTTTAAGGACTTATACATGAATGTATTCACACGTCACAAGGTACTCGGGATCCAGGGAGTGTCTTTgccaaaaaataaaactaactacacaggtaaagaaaaaaaaaaaaaatatatatatatatatactttttcgTGTTTTTTTTGTATAGTTTGACTCTTGAAAATCCCGATTCCTCACTATCGATATATATAAAATGGAAATTCAACTGGGAAGAGTAAATTAAAATCCAATTAACAACCAAGAAACAACATAAATAACAGATACAACACTCTGGAGcattagacaaaaaaaaaatgaacaaattcaaaGGCAATTAATTACAACTTGGAGGTAGGAAATAAAATGTTTAATCCATGGACATGCAAgtgttcttaattaattaaacaggATACCGTGCAACAACGTAATTGCAGAGTCAAAGAAAAGGATTAACCAGAGGAAGACAAAAACAAGTTATTGGAGTCCCCGAGATACtgtcaaaacaaaaacaatctATCTACTCCTTATCAAGTAAGGCAAATAACTTGTTATTCGTAATTTTATTGCGTTTTGATGATTGACAAAATGTTGTGCAAATAGTAGAATAACTTGTATGATTTTCTTGGGATATTGTGAAGGTGATATTTGGTTAATTAGCGGTTAGCAGCGAACAAGCA
Proteins encoded in this window:
- the LOC107021797 gene encoding G-type lectin S-receptor-like serine/threonine-protein kinase At5g24080 isoform X1; translated protein: MALCFISSVLALLLLFVAELHVCVVYGSVILGSRLLAKENQAWFSDNGTFAFGFTPAVDSNDQYQLAIWFAQIPGDRTLVWSPNINSPVSKDAILEFDTTGNLILMDGDTTVWASNTSEAGVELAVMSENGNFILYSTNLSTIAWQSFSHPSDTLLPGQSLTVLLELTSSKSPSHGRYYTLKMLQQPTSLSLALTYNVPNSYDSSPEFYSNFSYWSGPEISNVTGDVTAVLDKAGSFGIVYGSSSDGAVYVYKNDGDNGGLSSAVNQTNSNAPSILRRLTLEVYGNLRLYRWDNDVNGSRQWVPEWAAVSNPCDISGVCGNGICNLDRSKTNASCTCLPGTSTEGNDVSCLGNFSVTGKCGPQHENLMSKFKISTVQKTNYYFSESSVIGNYSDKGTLSKCGDACLSNCDCVASVYGLSEEKAYCWLLRSLAFGGFEDPVSTLFVKVEANATVSGKPGNSSDESKTRHDKVLVLPIVLSMTLLILLLCCLLYINIHRRRSMRRALEGSLLLSGAPISFSYRDLQCWTNNFSELLGTGGFGSVYKGSLKDAKLIAVKKLDKVSPHGEKEFITEVKTIGSMHHLNLVRLCGYCSEGTQRLLVYEYMKNGSLDKWIFHSLSTRNRLLDWASRFRIAVGTAQGIAYFHEQCRNRIIHCDIKPENILLDENFCPKVSDFGLAKLMGREHSHVVTMIRGTRGYLAPEWVSNRPITVKADVYSYGMLLLEIIGGRRNLDMTCDADDFFYPGWAYKEMTSGTPVKVVDRRLGGAVEEKEVTRALMVAFWCIQDEVSNRPSMGEVVKMLEGSVDMNMPPMPQTVLELIEEGLDQVYKAMKRELNQYSSFSIATHPSSYATCSHSSMSPR
- the LOC107021797 gene encoding G-type lectin S-receptor-like serine/threonine-protein kinase At5g24080 isoform X2; translated protein: MELLLLASLLQWTLMINISWQFGLHKYQETEHLFGLLICNITFWPFCVNPLNRNSPVSKDAILEFDTTGNLILMDGDTTVWASNTSEAGVELAVMSENGNFILYSTNLSTIAWQSFSHPSDTLLPGQSLTVLLELTSSKSPSHGRYYTLKMLQQPTSLSLALTYNVPNSYDSSPEFYSNFSYWSGPEISNVTGDVTAVLDKAGSFGIVYGSSSDGAVYVYKNDGDNGGLSSAVNQTNSNAPSILRRLTLEVYGNLRLYRWDNDVNGSRQWVPEWAAVSNPCDISGVCGNGICNLDRSKTNASCTCLPGTSTEGNDVSCLGNFSVTGKCGPQHENLMSKFKISTVQKTNYYFSESSVIGNYSDKGTLSKCGDACLSNCDCVASVYGLSEEKAYCWLLRSLAFGGFEDPVSTLFVKVEANATVSGKPGNSSDESKTRHDKVLVLPIVLSMTLLILLLCCLLYINIHRRRSMRRALEGSLLLSGAPISFSYRDLQCWTNNFSELLGTGGFGSVYKGSLKDAKLIAVKKLDKVSPHGEKEFITEVKTIGSMHHLNLVRLCGYCSEGTQRLLVYEYMKNGSLDKWIFHSLSTRNRLLDWASRFRIAVGTAQGIAYFHEQCRNRIIHCDIKPENILLDENFCPKVSDFGLAKLMGREHSHVVTMIRGTRGYLAPEWVSNRPITVKADVYSYGMLLLEIIGGRRNLDMTCDADDFFYPGWAYKEMTSGTPVKVVDRRLGGAVEEKEVTRALMVAFWCIQDEVSNRPSMGEVVKMLEGSVDMNMPPMPQTVLELIEEGLDQVYKAMKRELNQYSSFSIATHPSSYATCSHSSMSPR